In Brevundimonas sp. SGAir0440, one DNA window encodes the following:
- a CDS encoding NADH-quinone oxidoreductase subunit C: MTSLAVQAQHEAALTPLGAEMVGALGVEAQVAFGELTLVAPRERIVEVLTTLRDQFGFQQLLDLCGVDYPDRKERFEVVYHLLSMTRNARLRVKVSTDETQPVPSVISAYPAANWFEREAYDMYGMLFSGHPDMRRLLTDYGFEGHPLRKDFPMTGYVEVRYDEEQRRVVYEPVKLTQEFRTFDFLSPWEGAEYPAPVLPGDEKAGGQA, encoded by the coding sequence ATGACCTCTCTGGCTGTTCAAGCGCAACACGAAGCCGCCCTGACGCCGCTGGGCGCGGAGATGGTCGGGGCGTTGGGCGTCGAGGCCCAGGTGGCGTTCGGCGAACTGACGCTGGTCGCGCCGCGCGAGCGGATCGTCGAGGTGCTGACGACGTTGCGCGATCAATTCGGCTTCCAGCAGCTGCTCGACCTGTGCGGCGTGGACTATCCGGATCGCAAGGAGCGGTTCGAAGTCGTCTATCACCTGCTGTCGATGACGCGGAACGCGCGCCTGCGGGTCAAGGTCTCGACCGACGAGACCCAGCCGGTGCCGTCGGTCATCTCGGCCTATCCGGCCGCCAACTGGTTCGAGCGTGAAGCCTACGACATGTACGGCATGCTGTTCTCGGGTCACCCGGACATGCGTCGCCTGCTGACGGACTACGGCTTTGAAGGCCATCCGCTGCGCAAGGACTTCCCGATGACGGGCTATGTCGAGGTCCGCTACGACGAGGAACAGCGCCGCGTGGTCTATGAGCCGGTCAAGCTGACCCAAGAATTCCGCACCTTCGATTTCTTGTCGCCCTGGGAGGGCGCCGAATACCCCGCGCCGGTCCTGCCCGGCGACGAGAAGGCGGGAGGCCAGGCGTAA
- the nuoG gene encoding NADH-quinone oxidoreductase subunit NuoG, giving the protein MPIAKVNGVETEFEPGMTVLQVAERAGQEIPRFCYHERLSIAGNCRMCLVEVKPGPPKPQASCALPAADGQEIFTDTPMVKKAREGVMEFLLINHPLDCPICDQGGECDLQDQSVGYGRDGSRYSENKRAVEEKAMGPTIKTFMTRCIQCTRCVRFITEVAGVPDIGMISRGEDAEITTYLEKSVASELSGNVNDLCPVGALTHRPWQYHYRPWELKKTETIDVMDALGSNIRADYRGSEVMRVLPRVNEGINEEWLSDKSRYVVDGLTARRLDRPWIRENGKLRAASWNEALDAVAAKLKAAPADRIGVIAGDLQDAESMKATLDLFRALGSNNTDCRQDGAAVGYGPREGWLFNSGLEGIEKADAVLIVGANPRTEAPLLNARLRKAWLKGDMEIGLIGEQADLTFDYAYLGAGTQTLAKLPKSALDFLTKAERPAIIVGSGALSGKGGPAVLNALGALAKKVGVVADGWNGFNVLHHAASRVAGLDMGFVPAEGGLTVAEMLKPDALDVLFLLGADEVDPTGSNAFRVYLGSHGDRGAHGADVILPGAAYTEKAGLYVNTEGRVQMAERVVFPKGEAKEDWAIIRALSARVDKTLPYDTLEQLRAKLMGDHPTFGRIDYLPAPAAFDVAALGAKGDLGDRAFVSAVTDPYLSNPIARASATMAELSVLRTQPVAMAAE; this is encoded by the coding sequence ATGCCTATCGCCAAGGTCAACGGCGTCGAAACCGAGTTCGAGCCCGGCATGACCGTGCTCCAGGTCGCCGAACGCGCCGGACAAGAGATTCCGCGCTTCTGCTATCACGAGCGCCTGTCCATCGCGGGCAACTGCCGCATGTGCCTGGTCGAGGTGAAGCCTGGACCGCCGAAGCCGCAGGCTTCGTGCGCGCTTCCGGCCGCCGACGGCCAGGAAATCTTCACCGACACGCCGATGGTCAAGAAGGCCCGCGAAGGGGTGATGGAGTTCCTGCTCATCAACCACCCGCTGGATTGCCCGATCTGCGACCAGGGCGGCGAGTGCGACCTGCAGGACCAGTCGGTCGGCTATGGCCGCGACGGCTCGCGCTATTCGGAGAACAAGCGCGCGGTCGAAGAAAAGGCGATGGGGCCGACCATCAAGACCTTCATGACGCGCTGCATCCAATGCACGCGCTGCGTCCGCTTCATCACCGAAGTCGCCGGCGTGCCGGACATCGGCATGATCTCGCGCGGCGAGGACGCTGAGATCACGACCTATCTGGAGAAGTCGGTCGCCTCGGAACTGTCGGGCAACGTCAATGACCTGTGCCCGGTCGGTGCCCTGACGCACCGCCCGTGGCAGTACCACTATCGTCCGTGGGAACTGAAGAAGACCGAGACCATCGACGTCATGGACGCCCTGGGCTCGAACATCCGCGCCGACTACCGCGGGTCCGAGGTCATGCGCGTGCTGCCGCGCGTCAATGAGGGCATCAACGAGGAGTGGCTGTCGGACAAGAGCCGCTATGTCGTCGATGGCCTGACCGCGCGTCGCCTGGACCGTCCGTGGATCCGTGAGAACGGCAAGCTGCGCGCCGCCTCGTGGAACGAGGCGCTGGACGCCGTCGCCGCCAAGCTGAAGGCCGCGCCGGCCGACCGTATCGGCGTGATCGCGGGCGATCTGCAGGACGCCGAGTCGATGAAGGCGACGCTGGATCTGTTCCGCGCGCTTGGCTCCAACAACACCGACTGCCGCCAGGACGGCGCCGCCGTGGGTTATGGCCCTCGTGAGGGATGGCTGTTCAACTCCGGCCTGGAAGGCATTGAAAAGGCTGACGCCGTTCTGATCGTCGGCGCCAATCCGCGCACCGAGGCGCCGCTGCTGAACGCCCGCCTGCGCAAGGCCTGGCTGAAGGGCGACATGGAGATCGGTCTGATCGGCGAACAGGCCGACCTGACGTTCGACTACGCCTATCTGGGCGCAGGCACGCAGACCCTGGCCAAGCTGCCGAAGTCGGCGCTGGACTTCCTGACCAAGGCCGAGCGTCCGGCGATCATCGTCGGCTCCGGCGCGCTGAGCGGGAAGGGCGGCCCGGCCGTCCTGAACGCGCTCGGCGCCCTGGCCAAGAAGGTCGGCGTCGTCGCTGACGGTTGGAACGGCTTCAACGTGCTGCACCACGCCGCGTCGCGCGTCGCCGGTCTGGACATGGGCTTCGTGCCGGCTGAGGGCGGCCTGACCGTCGCCGAAATGCTAAAGCCGGATGCGCTTGACGTGCTGTTCCTGCTGGGCGCCGACGAGGTCGATCCGACCGGTTCGAACGCCTTCCGCGTCTATCTGGGCAGCCACGGCGACCGTGGCGCGCATGGCGCCGACGTCATCCTGCCGGGCGCGGCCTACACCGAGAAGGCCGGCCTGTACGTCAACACCGAGGGCCGGGTGCAGATGGCCGAACGCGTCGTCTTCCCCAAGGGCGAGGCCAAGGAAGACTGGGCCATCATCCGCGCCCTGTCGGCGCGCGTCGACAAGACCCTGCCTTACGACACGCTGGAGCAACTGCGCGCCAAGCTGATGGGCGATCACCCGACCTTCGGCCGGATCGACTATCTGCCCGCGCCGGCGGCGTTCGACGTGGCGGCCTTGGGCGCCAAGGGCGATCTGGGCGACCGCGCCTTCGTCTCGGCCGTGACCGACCCGTATCTTTCCAATCCGATAGCGCGCGCCAGCGCGACGATGGCCGAGCTGTCCGTTCTGCGGACCCAGCCGGTCGCAATGGCGGCGGAGTAA
- a CDS encoding NADH-quinone oxidoreductase subunit A, translating to MNAFLLEYLPVLVFAGVAAFIGVLFIVLPLLLAPKSPDSEKLSAYECGFNAFDDARMKFDIRFYLVSILFIIFDLEVAFLFPWAVSMFDLSHAGMVFAFWSMMVFLGVLTIGFIYEWKKGALEWE from the coding sequence ATGAACGCATTCCTTCTCGAATATCTTCCGGTCCTGGTCTTCGCCGGCGTAGCCGCCTTCATCGGCGTTCTTTTCATCGTGCTGCCGCTGCTGCTGGCGCCGAAGAGCCCCGATAGCGAAAAGCTGTCGGCGTATGAGTGCGGCTTCAACGCCTTCGACGATGCCCGGATGAAGTTCGATATCCGCTTCTATCTGGTGTCGATCCTGTTCATCATCTTCGACCTGGAAGTCGCCTTCCTGTTCCCGTGGGCGGTGTCGATGTTCGATCTGTCGCATGCCGGCATGGTCTTCGCCTTCTGGTCGATGATGGTCTTCCTGGGCGTGCTGACCATCGGCTTCATCTACGAATGGAAGAAGGGAGCCCTGGAATGGGAGTAG
- the nuoF gene encoding NADH-quinone oxidoreductase subunit NuoF encodes MVGILEDKDRIFTNLYGFHDWTLDGAKNRGAWNATKDMLDLGRDWIINNVKASGLRGRGGAGFSTGLKWSFMPKEVKDRPHYLVINADESEPATCKDREIMRHDPHLLIEGALIASFAMQAHACYIYLRGEYVLERERMEAAVKQAYEAKLIGDGNVHGWDFHVYIHHGAGAYICGEETALLESLEGKKGQPRLKPPFPAGAGLYGCPTTVNNVESIAVVGTILRRGADWFASFGRPNNTGTKLMSLSGHVNTPCVVEEAMSIPLRQLIEDHGGGVRGGWSNLKAIIPGGASCPVITREQAETVLMDFDSMREVRSSLGTAGVTVMDESTDIVKAIARISYFFKHESCGQCTPCREGTGWMWRVLERMAVGEADPSEIDLLLDVAGQVEGHTICALGDAAAWPVQGLIRHFRHEIEERIANYRSRRANFAGHAIAAE; translated from the coding sequence ATGGTCGGCATTCTCGAAGACAAGGATCGCATCTTCACCAACCTGTACGGCTTCCACGACTGGACGCTGGACGGGGCGAAGAACCGCGGCGCCTGGAACGCCACCAAGGACATGCTGGACCTTGGCCGCGACTGGATCATCAACAACGTCAAGGCCTCGGGTCTGCGCGGCCGGGGCGGCGCGGGCTTCTCGACCGGCCTGAAATGGTCGTTCATGCCCAAGGAAGTGAAGGACCGTCCTCACTACCTGGTCATCAACGCCGACGAATCCGAGCCCGCGACCTGCAAGGACCGCGAGATCATGCGCCATGATCCGCACCTGCTGATCGAAGGCGCGCTGATCGCCAGCTTCGCGATGCAGGCCCATGCCTGCTACATCTATCTGCGCGGCGAATACGTGCTGGAGCGCGAGCGGATGGAAGCCGCCGTCAAGCAGGCCTATGAGGCCAAGCTGATCGGCGACGGCAACGTCCACGGCTGGGACTTCCACGTCTATATCCACCACGGCGCCGGCGCCTACATCTGCGGCGAAGAGACTGCGCTGCTGGAATCGCTGGAGGGCAAAAAGGGTCAGCCCCGTCTTAAGCCGCCGTTCCCGGCCGGCGCGGGCCTGTACGGCTGCCCGACCACGGTGAACAACGTCGAGTCGATCGCCGTCGTCGGCACGATCCTGCGTCGCGGCGCCGACTGGTTCGCCAGCTTCGGCCGTCCGAACAACACCGGCACCAAGCTGATGTCGCTGTCCGGCCATGTGAATACGCCCTGCGTGGTCGAAGAGGCCATGTCGATCCCGCTGCGTCAGCTGATCGAGGATCACGGCGGCGGCGTGCGCGGCGGCTGGAGCAATCTGAAAGCCATCATCCCTGGCGGCGCGTCCTGCCCGGTCATCACGCGCGAGCAGGCCGAGACGGTCCTGATGGACTTCGATTCCATGCGCGAGGTTCGCTCGTCGCTGGGCACCGCCGGCGTGACCGTCATGGACGAATCCACCGACATCGTGAAGGCGATCGCCCGCATCAGCTACTTCTTCAAGCACGAGAGCTGCGGCCAGTGCACGCCGTGCCGCGAAGGCACCGGCTGGATGTGGCGCGTGCTGGAGCGGATGGCCGTGGGCGAGGCCGATCCGTCGGAAATTGATCTGCTGCTGGACGTGGCCGGCCAGGTCGAGGGGCACACCATCTGCGCGCTGGGCGACGCCGCCGCCTGGCCGGTTCAAGGTCTGATCCGTCACTTCCGTCACGAGATTGAAGAGCGGATCGCCAACTATCGCAGCCGCCGCGCGAACTTCGCCGGCCACGCGATCGCGGCGGAGTAG
- a CDS encoding NADH-quinone oxidoreductase subunit D has protein sequence MEDRKFTINFGPQHPAAHGVLRLVLELDGEIVERVDPHIGLLHRGTEKLMEARTYLQNVPYLDRLDYVSPMNQEHAFCLAIEKLLGIEVPYRAQLIRVLYSEIGRILSHMLNVTTQAMDVGALTPPLWGFEEREKLMVFYERACGARLHANYFRPGGVHQDLPMDLIDDIGRWCHEFPPALKDIESLVTENRIFKQRNVDIGVVSKQQALEWGFTGVMLRGSNIAWDLRKSQPYECYAELDFDVVVGKNGDCWDRYLVRIEEMKQSVRIMEQCIHKLRNCPGEPVMVEDNKIVPPRRGEMKRSMESLIHHFKLYTEGFKTPEGEVYASVEAPKGEFGIYLVSDGTNKPYRVKISAPGYRSLQAMDWMNRGHQLADVSAILGSLDIVFGEVDR, from the coding sequence ATGGAAGACCGCAAGTTCACCATCAACTTCGGTCCGCAACACCCGGCCGCCCACGGCGTGCTGCGCCTGGTGCTGGAGCTGGACGGCGAGATCGTCGAGCGTGTCGATCCGCACATCGGCCTGCTGCACCGGGGTACCGAAAAGCTGATGGAGGCCCGCACATACCTTCAGAACGTGCCGTATCTGGATCGGTTGGACTACGTCTCGCCGATGAACCAGGAGCACGCCTTCTGCCTGGCGATCGAGAAGCTGCTGGGCATCGAGGTTCCGTACCGGGCGCAGCTGATCCGCGTCCTGTACTCGGAAATCGGCCGCATCCTGTCGCACATGCTGAACGTGACGACCCAGGCCATGGACGTCGGCGCCCTGACGCCGCCGCTCTGGGGCTTCGAGGAACGCGAAAAGCTGATGGTGTTCTACGAGCGCGCCTGCGGCGCCCGTCTGCACGCCAACTATTTCCGTCCCGGCGGCGTCCACCAGGACCTGCCGATGGACCTGATCGACGACATCGGCCGCTGGTGCCACGAGTTCCCGCCGGCGCTGAAGGACATCGAAAGCCTGGTCACCGAGAACCGCATCTTCAAACAGCGCAACGTCGACATCGGCGTGGTGTCCAAGCAGCAGGCCCTGGAATGGGGCTTCACCGGCGTGATGCTGCGCGGCTCGAACATCGCCTGGGATCTGCGCAAGTCGCAGCCCTATGAGTGCTATGCCGAGCTCGACTTCGATGTGGTGGTCGGCAAGAACGGCGACTGCTGGGATCGCTATCTGGTGCGCATCGAGGAGATGAAGCAGTCTGTGCGGATCATGGAGCAGTGCATCCACAAGCTGCGCAACTGCCCCGGCGAGCCGGTGATGGTCGAGGACAACAAGATCGTTCCGCCGCGCCGGGGCGAGATGAAGCGCTCGATGGAGTCGCTGATCCACCACTTCAAGCTCTACACCGAAGGCTTCAAGACGCCCGAGGGCGAGGTCTACGCCTCGGTCGAGGCGCCCAAGGGCGAGTTCGGCATCTATCTGGTGTCGGACGGCACCAACAAACCCTATCGCGTGAAGATCTCGGCGCCGGGCTATCGCTCGCTGCAGGCGATGGACTGGATGAACCGCGGCCACCAGCTGGCCGACGTGTCCGCCATCCTGGGCTCGCTCGACATCGTTTTCGGAGAAGTGGACCGATGA
- the nuoI gene encoding NADH-quinone oxidoreductase subunit NuoI, protein MFTRIVQATKGAMMLDVIGAIGLSLKYMARPKMTVNYPFERNPQSPRFRGEHALRRYANGEERCIACKLCEAICPAQAITIEAEPRADGSRRTTRYDIDMVKCIYCGLCQEACPVDAIVEGPNSEFAVETREELLYDKQRLLDNGDRWERQIVKNLELDAPYR, encoded by the coding sequence ATGTTCACCCGTATCGTCCAGGCGACCAAGGGCGCGATGATGCTGGACGTCATCGGCGCCATCGGTTTGTCGCTGAAATATATGGCCCGTCCCAAGATGACGGTGAACTATCCCTTCGAGCGCAATCCGCAGTCGCCGCGCTTCCGGGGCGAGCACGCTCTGCGTCGCTATGCGAATGGCGAGGAACGCTGCATCGCCTGCAAGCTGTGCGAGGCCATCTGTCCCGCCCAGGCCATCACCATCGAGGCCGAGCCACGCGCCGACGGCAGCCGCCGCACGACCCGCTACGACATCGACATGGTCAAATGCATCTACTGCGGCCTTTGCCAGGAGGCCTGCCCGGTGGACGCCATCGTGGAAGGGCCGAACTCGGAGTTCGCCGTCGAGACGCGCGAAGAGCTGCTCTACGACAAGCAACGCCTGCTCGATAACGGCGACCGCTGGGAACGGCAGATCGTCAAGAATCTGGAACTCGACGCGCCTTACCGCTAA
- a CDS encoding NADH-quinone oxidoreductase subunit B family protein: MEEGSPGMGVVAASKPAGLVSASGAPLVPAGAGARSTVEGYDPKVHDKFFEAVNMELGERGYLVAAADDVINWARTGSLMWMTFGLACCAVEMIQMSMPRFDVERFGMAPRASPRQSDLMIVAGTLTNKMAPAIRKVYDQMPDPRYVVSMGSCANGGGYYHYSYSVVRGCDRVVPVDVYVPGCPPTAEALLYGLLQLQKKIRRTGTIDR, from the coding sequence ATGGAAGAAGGGAGCCCTGGAATGGGAGTAGTCGCCGCTTCCAAGCCCGCAGGCCTGGTGTCCGCATCGGGCGCGCCGCTGGTTCCAGCCGGCGCCGGTGCGCGTTCGACTGTCGAGGGTTATGACCCCAAGGTCCACGACAAGTTCTTCGAGGCCGTGAACATGGAGCTCGGCGAGCGCGGCTATCTGGTCGCCGCCGCCGACGACGTCATCAACTGGGCCCGCACGGGCTCGCTGATGTGGATGACCTTCGGCCTAGCCTGCTGCGCCGTCGAGATGATCCAGATGTCGATGCCGCGCTTCGATGTCGAGCGCTTCGGCATGGCGCCGCGCGCCAGCCCGCGTCAGTCGGACCTGATGATCGTCGCCGGCACCCTGACCAACAAAATGGCCCCGGCCATCCGCAAGGTTTACGACCAGATGCCCGATCCGCGCTATGTCGTGTCGATGGGCAGTTGCGCCAACGGCGGCGGCTACTACCACTATAGTTACAGCGTCGTGCGCGGTTGCGACCGCGTGGTGCCGGTCGACGTCTATGTGCCCGGCTGCCCGCCGACGGCCGAGGCGCTGCTGTACGGCCTGCTGCAACTGCAGAAGAAGATCCGTCGCACGGGGACCATCGACCGATGA
- the nuoE gene encoding NADH-quinone oxidoreductase subunit NuoE — MSVRRLAKEQPASFAFSADTTAKAEWWIKKYPEGRRQSAVIPILWLVQKQEGWVSEPAIRAIAELLDMAYIRVLEVATFYTMFMLEPVGKTALIQVCGTTPCMLRGANELMRVCKEKIGPKDHLSADGRFTWQEVECLGACSNAPMAQINDYYFEDLTPETIGRIIDDFAAGKTPEPGSYIGRTNAAPEGGAKTLLDATLYDGSAAKPIKKLPNSDPAPVEKAPA; from the coding sequence ATGAGCGTTCGTCGTCTCGCCAAGGAACAGCCGGCCTCGTTCGCCTTCTCGGCCGATACGACGGCCAAGGCCGAATGGTGGATCAAGAAGTATCCGGAAGGCCGTCGTCAGTCGGCGGTGATCCCGATCCTGTGGCTGGTGCAGAAGCAGGAAGGCTGGGTGTCCGAACCCGCCATCCGCGCGATCGCCGAACTGCTGGACATGGCTTATATCCGGGTGCTGGAGGTCGCGACCTTCTACACCATGTTCATGCTGGAGCCGGTCGGCAAGACGGCGCTGATCCAGGTGTGCGGCACCACGCCGTGCATGCTGCGCGGCGCCAATGAGCTGATGCGTGTTTGCAAGGAGAAGATCGGTCCCAAGGATCATCTCTCCGCCGACGGCCGCTTCACCTGGCAGGAAGTCGAGTGCCTGGGCGCCTGCTCCAACGCCCCGATGGCCCAGATCAACGACTACTATTTCGAGGATCTGACGCCCGAGACGATCGGCCGGATCATCGACGATTTCGCCGCCGGAAAGACGCCCGAGCCGGGCTCCTACATCGGTCGCACCAATGCGGCGCCGGAGGGCGGGGCCAAGACCCTGCTTGATGCGACGCTGTATGACGGATCGGCCGCCAAACCGATCAAGAAGCTGCCGAACAGCGACCCCGCGCCGGTCGAGAAGGCGCCGGCCTGA
- the nuoK gene encoding NADH-quinone oxidoreductase subunit NuoK, producing the protein MIGLTHYLTVAAILFTIGVFGIFVNRKNVIIILMSIELILLAVNINFVAFSAYLNEISGQIMAMFVLTVAAAEAAVGLAILVTFFRNRGDIAVDDASVMKG; encoded by the coding sequence ATGATCGGTCTGACCCACTATCTGACGGTCGCCGCGATCCTGTTCACCATCGGGGTGTTCGGCATCTTCGTGAACCGCAAGAACGTCATCATCATCCTGATGTCGATCGAGCTGATCCTGCTGGCGGTGAACATCAACTTCGTCGCCTTCTCGGCCTATCTGAACGAGATCAGCGGGCAGATCATGGCGATGTTCGTCCTGACCGTCGCCGCAGCCGAGGCCGCCGTCGGCCTGGCGATCCTGGTGACCTTCTTCCGTAACCGCGGCGACATCGCCGTGGACGACGCCTCCGTGATGAAGGGCTGA
- a CDS encoding NADH-quinone oxidoreductase subunit J, protein MLQGIAFYLLAAVATVSGLLVVTARNPVHSVLWLILAFFSSAGLFVLLGAEFLAMLLVVVYVGAVAVLFLFVVMMLDVDFLKLREGYARYLPLGAIIAAVLLVEMIIVSVAVVQGGAAAGLPAPGAPDASVTNVEAIGRVLYTDYVYFFQAAGIVLLIAMIGAITLTLRHKPHIKRQNPGDQVNRDRRKSVEIKSAATGEGVSAEELL, encoded by the coding sequence ATGCTGCAAGGCATAGCCTTCTATCTGCTGGCGGCGGTCGCCACGGTTTCCGGCCTTCTGGTCGTGACCGCGCGCAACCCGGTGCACAGCGTGCTGTGGTTGATCCTGGCCTTCTTCTCGTCGGCGGGTCTGTTCGTCCTGCTGGGCGCCGAGTTCCTGGCGATGCTGCTGGTCGTCGTCTATGTGGGCGCGGTCGCGGTGCTGTTCCTGTTCGTCGTCATGATGCTGGACGTGGACTTCCTGAAGCTGCGCGAAGGGTACGCGCGCTATCTGCCGCTGGGCGCCATCATCGCCGCCGTGCTTCTGGTCGAGATGATCATCGTCTCGGTCGCCGTGGTTCAGGGCGGGGCCGCTGCGGGCCTGCCGGCGCCGGGCGCGCCGGACGCCAGCGTGACGAATGTCGAGGCCATCGGCCGCGTGCTCTACACGGACTATGTCTACTTCTTCCAGGCGGCCGGGATCGTGCTGCTGATCGCGATGATCGGCGCCATCACCCTGACGCTGCGCCACAAGCCGCACATCAAACGCCAGAACCCCGGCGACCAGGTGAACCGCGATCGTCGCAAGTCGGTCGAGATCAAGTCCGCCGCCACGGGCGAAGGCGTCAGCGCCGAGGAGCTTCTCTGA
- the nuoH gene encoding NADH-quinone oxidoreductase subunit NuoH, producing MDPVSFWATPLGWTLITVGQVLLITVGVLIAVAFLLLADRKVWAGVQMRKGPNVVGPFGLLQSFADMIKFVLKEVVIPAGADKAVFIIAPIITVILAFMAWAVIPFAPGWVVSDLNVGILYIFAVSSLGVYGIIMGGWASNSKYPFLGSLRSAAQMVSYEVSLGLIIINVILLAGTMNLSEIVASQSGYAWNWYAFGGGKDTWPLVVILFPMSIIFFISALAETNRPPFDLPEAESELVAGYQVEYSSTPYLLFMMGEYVNIVFMSAMISLLFFGGWNPGVVPQSFLDSLPAWIAYTIYLLTFMIKTVFWFIMISMVKAFVPRYRYDQLMRLGWKIFLPTSLVAVVIVSAWRVFVVGS from the coding sequence ATGGACCCCGTTTCCTTCTGGGCCACGCCTCTGGGCTGGACGCTGATCACGGTCGGCCAGGTCCTGCTGATCACGGTCGGCGTGTTGATCGCCGTCGCCTTCCTGCTGCTGGCCGACCGCAAGGTCTGGGCGGGCGTCCAGATGCGCAAGGGCCCGAACGTCGTCGGTCCCTTCGGCCTGCTTCAATCCTTCGCGGACATGATCAAGTTCGTGCTGAAGGAGGTCGTGATCCCGGCTGGCGCCGACAAGGCGGTCTTCATCATCGCCCCGATCATCACTGTGATCCTGGCCTTCATGGCCTGGGCGGTCATTCCGTTCGCGCCCGGCTGGGTGGTGTCGGACCTGAACGTCGGCATCCTATATATCTTCGCCGTGTCGTCGCTAGGCGTTTACGGCATCATCATGGGCGGCTGGGCTTCGAACTCGAAGTATCCGTTCCTGGGTTCGCTGCGTTCGGCGGCGCAGATGGTGTCCTATGAAGTCTCGCTGGGCCTGATCATCATCAATGTGATCCTGCTGGCCGGGACCATGAACCTGTCGGAAATCGTGGCCAGCCAGAGCGGTTACGCCTGGAACTGGTATGCCTTCGGCGGCGGCAAAGACACATGGCCGCTGGTCGTGATCCTGTTCCCGATGTCGATCATCTTCTTCATCTCGGCCTTGGCCGAGACCAACCGTCCGCCGTTCGACCTGCCTGAGGCCGAGTCCGAACTGGTCGCGGGTTATCAGGTCGAATACAGCTCGACGCCGTATCTGCTGTTCATGATGGGCGAGTACGTCAACATCGTCTTCATGTCGGCGATGATCAGCCTGCTGTTCTTCGGCGGCTGGAACCCCGGCGTAGTTCCGCAGTCATTCCTAGACAGTCTGCCGGCCTGGATCGCCTATACGATCTATCTGCTGACCTTCATGATCAAGACGGTCTTCTGGTTTATCATGATCTCGATGGTGAAGGCCTTCGTGCCGCGCTATCGCTATGACCAACTGATGCGTCTGGGCTGGAAGATCTTCCTACCGACGTCGCTGGTCGCGGTCGTGATCGTATCGGCCTGGCGCGTCTTCGTGGTGGGGTCGTGA